The following are encoded together in the Pithys albifrons albifrons isolate INPA30051 chromosome 5, PitAlb_v1, whole genome shotgun sequence genome:
- the SH3BP2 gene encoding SH3 domain-binding protein 2 isoform X4, giving the protein MASQEQVWPVPMKAIGAQNLLTMPGGVTKSGYLHKKGGTQLQILKWPLRFVIIHEGCIYYFKSSTSASPQGAFSLKGYNRVMRAAEETTSSNVFPFKLVHISKKHRTWFFSASSEDERKNWMLSLRREIDHYHEKKETITEFSDSGSDADSFYGSVERPIDIKYSHHSADNEDYDQEEEDESYLQPDTCDIVKDDMVLPPAYPPPPIPHVRKPAYSEARANSYAGKPTAPPPPPPPKRSLPDIKLEDLVTVREAQLQCRAEPNLKIQSPSRRLSEQLPPVPPLPVFKKPVCLKESHPLPPDPLPPAQVLAPPEGCEKLKNLNLSPRTPPPLPANKPKLSQLTEKPVEPKVPREHGKPGLFVPPVLPKPPVPSHQPPGIKPRAEKSSCPQLQRSPPDGQSFRSFTFEKPALPSKPSQRDDDDSDDDYEKVGLPASVFLNTSESFEVERIFKASSPRGQPQNGLYCIRNSSTKAGKVLVVWDEPAGKVRNYRIFEKDDKFYLDSDIMFLNMGSLVEYYSTHVLPSHDSLMLGCPYGYSKPR; this is encoded by the exons TTGGAGCACAAAACCTTCTGACGATGCCTGGAGGAGTGACCAAATCAGGGTATCTTCATAAAAAAGGAGGCACCCAGCTGCAGATCTTGAAGT GGCCATTGAGATTTGTGATTATCCATGAGGGATGTATCTactattttaaaagcagcacaTCTGCATCTCCCCAGGGTGCCTTTTCTTTGAAAGGTTACAACAG GGTTATGCGGGCAGCAGAGGAGACAACTTCAAGTAATGTGTTTCCTTTCAAGTTAGTTCACATCAGCAAGAAGCACAGGAcgtggtttttttcagcttcttctgaagatgaaagaaag AATTGGATGCTGTCCTTGAGGAGGGAAATTGATCACTACcatgagaagaaagaaacaataacAGAATTCAG tgaCTCTGGTTCTGATGCAGACAGTTTCTATGGCTCAGTAGAACGTCCCATTGATATCAAGTATTCTCATCATTCAGCAGACAATGAAG ATTATGaccaggaggaagaggatgagtCTTACTTGCAGCCAGATACTTGTGACATAGTGAAAGATG atATGGTCCTGCCCCCAGCATACCCACCTCCACCCATTCCTCACGTCAGAAAACCTGCCTACTCAGAAGCAAGGGCAAATTCCTATGCTGGCAAACCTACTGCACCacctccaccaccacctcccaaGAGAAGCTTACCTGATATCAAACTGGAGGACCTTGTGACCGTGAGAGAGGCCCAGTTACAGTGCCGAGCTGAACCCAACCTAAAGATTCAATCCCCAAGCCGGAGACTAAGCGAACagctgccccctgtgccccccttgCCTGTTTTCAAAAAGCCTGTATGTCTCAAGGAGTCTCACCCATTGCCTCCAGAccctctgcctccagcccaAGTTCTTGCCCCTCCAGAAGGATGCGAGAAGCTGAAAAACTTAAACCTTTCACCACGAACTCCTCCTCCGCTACCAGCCAATAAACCCAAGCTATCACAGCTCACTGAAAAACCAGTGGAGCCCAAAGTGCCACGGGAACATGGTAAACCTGGGCTGTTTGTGCCACCGGTGCTCCCAAAGCCACCTGTGCCAAGCCACCAGCCCCCCGGAATCAAGCCTAGAGCAGAGAAGTCTTCTTGTCCCCAGTTACA GAGATCACCACCAGATGGACAGAGTTTTAGAAGCTTTACATTTGAAAAACCAGCACTACCATCCAAGCCAAGCCAACGGGATGATGATGACTCTGATGACGACTATGAAAAG GTCGGGCTGCCTGCTTCAGTATTTCTTAATACCTCTGAATCCTTTGAAGTTGAAAg GATATTTAAAGCTAGTAGCCCACGAGGACAACCACAAAATGGATTGTACTGCATTAGGAACTCATCTACTAAGGCTGGAAAG GTATTGGTTGTATGGGATGAACCTGCAGGAAAAGTGAGAAACTACAGAATCTTTGAAAAG GATGACAAGTTCTACCTGGATTCAGACATCATGTTTTTGAACATGGGAAGTTTGGTTGAATACTACAGCACTCATGTCTTGCCTAGTCACGACAGCCTGATGCTTGGGTGTCCTTACGGTTACTCCAAGCCAAGATGA
- the SH3BP2 gene encoding SH3 domain-binding protein 2 isoform X3, translating into MSGRSLRTMASQEQVWPVPMKAIGAQNLLTMPGGVTKSGYLHKKGGTQLQILKWPLRFVIIHEGCIYYFKSSTSASPQGAFSLKGYNRVMRAAEETTSSNVFPFKLVHISKKHRTWFFSASSEDERKNWMLSLRREIDHYHEKKETITEFSDSGSDADSFYGSVERPIDIKYSHHSADNEDYDQEEEDESYLQPDTCDIVKDDMVLPPAYPPPPIPHVRKPAYSEARANSYAGKPTAPPPPPPPKRSLPDIKLEDLVTVREAQLQCRAEPNLKIQSPSRRLSEQLPPVPPLPVFKKPVCLKESHPLPPDPLPPAQVLAPPEGCEKLKNLNLSPRTPPPLPANKPKLSQLTEKPVEPKVPREHGKPGLFVPPVLPKPPVPSHQPPGIKPRAEKSSCPQLQRSPPDGQSFRSFTFEKPALPSKPSQRDDDDSDDDYEKVGLPASVFLNTSESFEVERIFKASSPRGQPQNGLYCIRNSSTKAGKVLVVWDEPAGKVRNYRIFEKDDKFYLDSDIMFLNMGSLVEYYSTHVLPSHDSLMLGCPYGYSKPR; encoded by the exons TTGGAGCACAAAACCTTCTGACGATGCCTGGAGGAGTGACCAAATCAGGGTATCTTCATAAAAAAGGAGGCACCCAGCTGCAGATCTTGAAGT GGCCATTGAGATTTGTGATTATCCATGAGGGATGTATCTactattttaaaagcagcacaTCTGCATCTCCCCAGGGTGCCTTTTCTTTGAAAGGTTACAACAG GGTTATGCGGGCAGCAGAGGAGACAACTTCAAGTAATGTGTTTCCTTTCAAGTTAGTTCACATCAGCAAGAAGCACAGGAcgtggtttttttcagcttcttctgaagatgaaagaaag AATTGGATGCTGTCCTTGAGGAGGGAAATTGATCACTACcatgagaagaaagaaacaataacAGAATTCAG tgaCTCTGGTTCTGATGCAGACAGTTTCTATGGCTCAGTAGAACGTCCCATTGATATCAAGTATTCTCATCATTCAGCAGACAATGAAG ATTATGaccaggaggaagaggatgagtCTTACTTGCAGCCAGATACTTGTGACATAGTGAAAGATG atATGGTCCTGCCCCCAGCATACCCACCTCCACCCATTCCTCACGTCAGAAAACCTGCCTACTCAGAAGCAAGGGCAAATTCCTATGCTGGCAAACCTACTGCACCacctccaccaccacctcccaaGAGAAGCTTACCTGATATCAAACTGGAGGACCTTGTGACCGTGAGAGAGGCCCAGTTACAGTGCCGAGCTGAACCCAACCTAAAGATTCAATCCCCAAGCCGGAGACTAAGCGAACagctgccccctgtgccccccttgCCTGTTTTCAAAAAGCCTGTATGTCTCAAGGAGTCTCACCCATTGCCTCCAGAccctctgcctccagcccaAGTTCTTGCCCCTCCAGAAGGATGCGAGAAGCTGAAAAACTTAAACCTTTCACCACGAACTCCTCCTCCGCTACCAGCCAATAAACCCAAGCTATCACAGCTCACTGAAAAACCAGTGGAGCCCAAAGTGCCACGGGAACATGGTAAACCTGGGCTGTTTGTGCCACCGGTGCTCCCAAAGCCACCTGTGCCAAGCCACCAGCCCCCCGGAATCAAGCCTAGAGCAGAGAAGTCTTCTTGTCCCCAGTTACA GAGATCACCACCAGATGGACAGAGTTTTAGAAGCTTTACATTTGAAAAACCAGCACTACCATCCAAGCCAAGCCAACGGGATGATGATGACTCTGATGACGACTATGAAAAG GTCGGGCTGCCTGCTTCAGTATTTCTTAATACCTCTGAATCCTTTGAAGTTGAAAg GATATTTAAAGCTAGTAGCCCACGAGGACAACCACAAAATGGATTGTACTGCATTAGGAACTCATCTACTAAGGCTGGAAAG GTATTGGTTGTATGGGATGAACCTGCAGGAAAAGTGAGAAACTACAGAATCTTTGAAAAG GATGACAAGTTCTACCTGGATTCAGACATCATGTTTTTGAACATGGGAAGTTTGGTTGAATACTACAGCACTCATGTCTTGCCTAGTCACGACAGCCTGATGCTTGGGTGTCCTTACGGTTACTCCAAGCCAAGATGA
- the SH3BP2 gene encoding SH3 domain-binding protein 2 isoform X2, whose translation MCRSSNVTRTMASQEQVWPVPMKAIGAQNLLTMPGGVTKSGYLHKKGGTQLQILKWPLRFVIIHEGCIYYFKSSTSASPQGAFSLKGYNRVMRAAEETTSSNVFPFKLVHISKKHRTWFFSASSEDERKNWMLSLRREIDHYHEKKETITEFSDSGSDADSFYGSVERPIDIKYSHHSADNEDYDQEEEDESYLQPDTCDIVKDDMVLPPAYPPPPIPHVRKPAYSEARANSYAGKPTAPPPPPPPKRSLPDIKLEDLVTVREAQLQCRAEPNLKIQSPSRRLSEQLPPVPPLPVFKKPVCLKESHPLPPDPLPPAQVLAPPEGCEKLKNLNLSPRTPPPLPANKPKLSQLTEKPVEPKVPREHGKPGLFVPPVLPKPPVPSHQPPGIKPRAEKSSCPQLQRSPPDGQSFRSFTFEKPALPSKPSQRDDDDSDDDYEKVGLPASVFLNTSESFEVERIFKASSPRGQPQNGLYCIRNSSTKAGKVLVVWDEPAGKVRNYRIFEKDDKFYLDSDIMFLNMGSLVEYYSTHVLPSHDSLMLGCPYGYSKPR comes from the exons TTGGAGCACAAAACCTTCTGACGATGCCTGGAGGAGTGACCAAATCAGGGTATCTTCATAAAAAAGGAGGCACCCAGCTGCAGATCTTGAAGT GGCCATTGAGATTTGTGATTATCCATGAGGGATGTATCTactattttaaaagcagcacaTCTGCATCTCCCCAGGGTGCCTTTTCTTTGAAAGGTTACAACAG GGTTATGCGGGCAGCAGAGGAGACAACTTCAAGTAATGTGTTTCCTTTCAAGTTAGTTCACATCAGCAAGAAGCACAGGAcgtggtttttttcagcttcttctgaagatgaaagaaag AATTGGATGCTGTCCTTGAGGAGGGAAATTGATCACTACcatgagaagaaagaaacaataacAGAATTCAG tgaCTCTGGTTCTGATGCAGACAGTTTCTATGGCTCAGTAGAACGTCCCATTGATATCAAGTATTCTCATCATTCAGCAGACAATGAAG ATTATGaccaggaggaagaggatgagtCTTACTTGCAGCCAGATACTTGTGACATAGTGAAAGATG atATGGTCCTGCCCCCAGCATACCCACCTCCACCCATTCCTCACGTCAGAAAACCTGCCTACTCAGAAGCAAGGGCAAATTCCTATGCTGGCAAACCTACTGCACCacctccaccaccacctcccaaGAGAAGCTTACCTGATATCAAACTGGAGGACCTTGTGACCGTGAGAGAGGCCCAGTTACAGTGCCGAGCTGAACCCAACCTAAAGATTCAATCCCCAAGCCGGAGACTAAGCGAACagctgccccctgtgccccccttgCCTGTTTTCAAAAAGCCTGTATGTCTCAAGGAGTCTCACCCATTGCCTCCAGAccctctgcctccagcccaAGTTCTTGCCCCTCCAGAAGGATGCGAGAAGCTGAAAAACTTAAACCTTTCACCACGAACTCCTCCTCCGCTACCAGCCAATAAACCCAAGCTATCACAGCTCACTGAAAAACCAGTGGAGCCCAAAGTGCCACGGGAACATGGTAAACCTGGGCTGTTTGTGCCACCGGTGCTCCCAAAGCCACCTGTGCCAAGCCACCAGCCCCCCGGAATCAAGCCTAGAGCAGAGAAGTCTTCTTGTCCCCAGTTACA GAGATCACCACCAGATGGACAGAGTTTTAGAAGCTTTACATTTGAAAAACCAGCACTACCATCCAAGCCAAGCCAACGGGATGATGATGACTCTGATGACGACTATGAAAAG GTCGGGCTGCCTGCTTCAGTATTTCTTAATACCTCTGAATCCTTTGAAGTTGAAAg GATATTTAAAGCTAGTAGCCCACGAGGACAACCACAAAATGGATTGTACTGCATTAGGAACTCATCTACTAAGGCTGGAAAG GTATTGGTTGTATGGGATGAACCTGCAGGAAAAGTGAGAAACTACAGAATCTTTGAAAAG GATGACAAGTTCTACCTGGATTCAGACATCATGTTTTTGAACATGGGAAGTTTGGTTGAATACTACAGCACTCATGTCTTGCCTAGTCACGACAGCCTGATGCTTGGGTGTCCTTACGGTTACTCCAAGCCAAGATGA
- the SH3BP2 gene encoding SH3 domain-binding protein 2 isoform X1, whose protein sequence is MPERGHKLLMALSSQRKQSFGETAGRKTMCRSSNVTRTMASQEQVWPVPMKAIGAQNLLTMPGGVTKSGYLHKKGGTQLQILKWPLRFVIIHEGCIYYFKSSTSASPQGAFSLKGYNRVMRAAEETTSSNVFPFKLVHISKKHRTWFFSASSEDERKNWMLSLRREIDHYHEKKETITEFSDSGSDADSFYGSVERPIDIKYSHHSADNEDYDQEEEDESYLQPDTCDIVKDDMVLPPAYPPPPIPHVRKPAYSEARANSYAGKPTAPPPPPPPKRSLPDIKLEDLVTVREAQLQCRAEPNLKIQSPSRRLSEQLPPVPPLPVFKKPVCLKESHPLPPDPLPPAQVLAPPEGCEKLKNLNLSPRTPPPLPANKPKLSQLTEKPVEPKVPREHGKPGLFVPPVLPKPPVPSHQPPGIKPRAEKSSCPQLQRSPPDGQSFRSFTFEKPALPSKPSQRDDDDSDDDYEKVGLPASVFLNTSESFEVERIFKASSPRGQPQNGLYCIRNSSTKAGKVLVVWDEPAGKVRNYRIFEKDDKFYLDSDIMFLNMGSLVEYYSTHVLPSHDSLMLGCPYGYSKPR, encoded by the exons TTGGAGCACAAAACCTTCTGACGATGCCTGGAGGAGTGACCAAATCAGGGTATCTTCATAAAAAAGGAGGCACCCAGCTGCAGATCTTGAAGT GGCCATTGAGATTTGTGATTATCCATGAGGGATGTATCTactattttaaaagcagcacaTCTGCATCTCCCCAGGGTGCCTTTTCTTTGAAAGGTTACAACAG GGTTATGCGGGCAGCAGAGGAGACAACTTCAAGTAATGTGTTTCCTTTCAAGTTAGTTCACATCAGCAAGAAGCACAGGAcgtggtttttttcagcttcttctgaagatgaaagaaag AATTGGATGCTGTCCTTGAGGAGGGAAATTGATCACTACcatgagaagaaagaaacaataacAGAATTCAG tgaCTCTGGTTCTGATGCAGACAGTTTCTATGGCTCAGTAGAACGTCCCATTGATATCAAGTATTCTCATCATTCAGCAGACAATGAAG ATTATGaccaggaggaagaggatgagtCTTACTTGCAGCCAGATACTTGTGACATAGTGAAAGATG atATGGTCCTGCCCCCAGCATACCCACCTCCACCCATTCCTCACGTCAGAAAACCTGCCTACTCAGAAGCAAGGGCAAATTCCTATGCTGGCAAACCTACTGCACCacctccaccaccacctcccaaGAGAAGCTTACCTGATATCAAACTGGAGGACCTTGTGACCGTGAGAGAGGCCCAGTTACAGTGCCGAGCTGAACCCAACCTAAAGATTCAATCCCCAAGCCGGAGACTAAGCGAACagctgccccctgtgccccccttgCCTGTTTTCAAAAAGCCTGTATGTCTCAAGGAGTCTCACCCATTGCCTCCAGAccctctgcctccagcccaAGTTCTTGCCCCTCCAGAAGGATGCGAGAAGCTGAAAAACTTAAACCTTTCACCACGAACTCCTCCTCCGCTACCAGCCAATAAACCCAAGCTATCACAGCTCACTGAAAAACCAGTGGAGCCCAAAGTGCCACGGGAACATGGTAAACCTGGGCTGTTTGTGCCACCGGTGCTCCCAAAGCCACCTGTGCCAAGCCACCAGCCCCCCGGAATCAAGCCTAGAGCAGAGAAGTCTTCTTGTCCCCAGTTACA GAGATCACCACCAGATGGACAGAGTTTTAGAAGCTTTACATTTGAAAAACCAGCACTACCATCCAAGCCAAGCCAACGGGATGATGATGACTCTGATGACGACTATGAAAAG GTCGGGCTGCCTGCTTCAGTATTTCTTAATACCTCTGAATCCTTTGAAGTTGAAAg GATATTTAAAGCTAGTAGCCCACGAGGACAACCACAAAATGGATTGTACTGCATTAGGAACTCATCTACTAAGGCTGGAAAG GTATTGGTTGTATGGGATGAACCTGCAGGAAAAGTGAGAAACTACAGAATCTTTGAAAAG GATGACAAGTTCTACCTGGATTCAGACATCATGTTTTTGAACATGGGAAGTTTGGTTGAATACTACAGCACTCATGTCTTGCCTAGTCACGACAGCCTGATGCTTGGGTGTCCTTACGGTTACTCCAAGCCAAGATGA